In a genomic window of Gadus macrocephalus chromosome 9, ASM3116895v1:
- the caprin1b gene encoding caprin-1b isoform X6, producing MPSAMIGNRTVQAASPDVGSAPASLGQISLAGQSEVLKQVLCVIEKKVRNMEKKKGKLDDYEAKKNKGERLNQDQLDALTKYQEIVNNLEFARELQKGFVTLGQDIQKAVKKTVRREQLQREEVEQKRLKNVLELQYLLDRLGDDSVRQELRQGVGGSPLLTDADLSALDEFYKLVGPDRDQNVRLADQYEDASTHLWDLMEGRDKAVVGTTYKALKESLDQVLLSGYFDKAPAHQNGVCEVRELPPTQQQQEVEEEEEEDEEEEEVPAGAAVEPSEVQEPSVEPEGEVMEYIEPIEVEATEFVNRQFIPEGTYRNNDKEQAGEWAAETEAVVVMQQQQAVKPPPSALPLESCPNQGSPAPASPPSDPLVRKQVVQDLMEQMQGTYNFMQDSMLEFEGPPLDPAIVSAQPMKPPQIVDMPQMVCPPVRTESRLSAPNAVPVPSEPTQVPIVSPTPPPMYQTPHAQEPRPSTESLETLQASTALSPASQTQAFQPVSKAPHSSGINVNAAPFQSMQTVFNLNAPIPPASETEALNQASQYQNSYSQGFSSQAPLSAEPSEMQSEQLQSGEPNEVGAFHSQDQSGGQQLQQASQQGAGFNRQGQSFYNSRGMARGGPRNARGMMNGYRGSSNGFRGGYNDNYRTPFPNTANSGYGQTQFNTPRDYPNGNYQRDGYQQNYKRGAGQGPRGAPRGGAQALRS from the exons ATGCCCTCAGCAATGATTGGGAACAGGACAGTTCAGGCTGCGAGCCCAGATGTGGGATCCGCTCCAGCATCATTGGGCCAAATCTCACTAGCGGGACAGTCGGAGGTTTTGAAACAGGTGCTGTGTGTCATTGAGAAGAAGGTCCGCAACATGGAGAAGAAAAAG GGCAAGTTGGATGATTATGaagcaaagaaaaataaaggggAGCGTCTGAACCAGGACCAGCTG GACGCTCTCACCAAGTACCAGGAAATCGTCAATAACCTGGAGTTTGCCCGAGAGCTGCAGAAGGGCTTCGTCACGCTGGGGCAAGAC atccAGAAGGCTGTGAAGAAGACGGTCCGGCGGGAGCAGCTGCAGcgtgaggaggtggagcagaagaGGCTGAAGAACGTTCTGGAGCTGCAGTACCTCCTGGACCGGCTTGGGGACGACTCGGTCCGTCAGGAGCTGAGGCAGGGGGTCGGGGGCTCTCCACTACTCACAGACGCGGACCTCAGCGCCCTGGACGAGTTCTACAAGCTGGTCGGGCCGGACCGGGACCAGAACGTCAG GTTGGCTGACCAGTATGAGGACGCATCTACGCACCTCTGGGACTTAATGGAAGGGCGGGACAAGGCTGTGGTCGGAACAACAT ACAAGGCGCTGAAGGAGAGCTTGGACCAGGTTCTGCTGAGTGGATACTTCGACAAGGCTCCGGCCCACCAGAACGGAGTGTGTGAGGTGAGGGAGCTGCCACCGACGCAGCAGcaacaggaggtggaggaagaggaagaggaggatgaggaagaagaggaggtgcCGGCGGGAGCCGCGGTCGAGCCGTCGGAGGTGCAGGAGCCCAGCGTTGAGCCAG AAGGAGAAGTCATGGAGTACATAGAGCCCATCGAGGTGGAAGCCACAGAG TTTGTAAACAGACAGTTCATCCCAGAAGGTACATACCGGAATAATGACAAAGAGCAGGCGGGCGAGTGGGCCGCCGAAACAGAG GCCGTGGTCGTCatgcaacagcagcaggcggtGAAGCCCCCACCCTCTGCTCTGCCCCTGGAGAGCTGCCCCAACCAGGGGTCCCCAGCCCCCGCCTCCCCGCCCAGCGACCCCCTGGTCCGGAAGCAGGTGGTGCAGGACCTGATGGAGCAGATGCAGGGAACGTACAACTTCATGCAG GACTCCATGCTGGAGTTTGAGGGACCGCCTCTTGACCCAGCCATCGTATCGGCCCAGCCGATGAAGCCCCCTCAGATTGTGGACATGCCCCAGATGGTCTGTCCGCCAG TGCGCACCGAGTCCCGCCTCTCGGCACCCAACGCCGTTCCTGTTCCATCTGAGCCCACGCAA GTCCCCATCGTCTCCCCTACACCCCCACCTATGTACCAGACCCCCCACGCACAAGAGCCCAGGCCGTCAACTGAGTCCTTAGAAACCCTTCAG GCCTCCACGGCCCTGTCCCCGGCCTCCCAGACGCAGGCGTTCCAGCCCGTCTCCAAGGCTCCCCACAGCAGTGGGATCAACGTCAACGCCGCACCATTCCAGTCCATGCAGACA GTGTTCAACCTCAACGCCCCGATCCCTCCGGCGAGTGAGACGGAGGCCTTGAACCAGGCCAGCCAATACCAAAACAGCTACAGCCAGGGCTTCAGCAGCCAGGCCCCGCTCTCCGCGGAGCCCTCCGAGATGCAGTCGGAACAGCTGCAGTCCGGTGAGCCCAACG AAGTCGGTGCCTTCCATTCTCAAGACCAGTCGGGCggccagcagctgcagcaggcctCGCAGCAGGGCGCGGGCTTCAACCGCCAGGGGCAGTCCTTCTACAACAGCAGGGGCATGGCTCGCGGCGGGCCCCGCAACGCCCGGGGCATGATGAACGGCTATAGAGGCTCCTCCAACGGGTTCAGAG GTGGTTACAATGACAATTATCGCACCCCCTTCCCCAATACCGCTAACTCTGGATACGGTCAGACTCAGTTCAACACGCCTCGGGACTACCCCAATGGAAACTACCAACGG GACGGTTACCAACAGAACTACAAGCGGGGGGCAGGCCAGGGGCCCAGAGGAGCCCCCCGGGGTGGCGCTCAGGCCCTGCGCTCCTGA